One Archangium violaceum genomic window, TGGGCCAGGAAGGCCAGATGGTAGATATCAATGACGGTGTAGAGCGCGGCCCCTGCCTGGATCGCCCGCTGGCTGATCCGCATGGAGCGGTGCAGGCACAGCAGCGTCAGCCCCAGACTCACGATGGCGAGCTTGGAGGCCATGAAGGCCAGGGGCGAGTGCTCGTAGGCCATCCGCATGAGCGGGTTGAGCTCCTCGGCCACATCCAGTTGTAAAAAGGTGAGGGTGAAGAGCCCGTCCAGCAGGTTGAGCACCAGCAGCAGGGCCGCTGCCGGGCTGATGTGGAACGAAGCGCCCTCGATACCCGCCCAACGTGTTGCCTGCGTCGTCGCCGCCACCCGATCCTCCCCGATGGAATCCGGGCGGGGTTCTTCAAGATGCTTGCCAACAGGGAGGGGTGGGGGCTGGCGGGCGCCGCCTGGAGTGGTGGGCTCTTGAAAGTTGACGTGCCAGGAGGGGCGTGACACAGGAGACGCGCGATCCCGCACACGCCCCCGAGCGAGTCCTCCTCGTGCATCAATTTCCCACAGATATCGGGTGGATAGAGGTCATCTGCGGCTCGATGTACTCCGGCAAGACCGAGGAGTTGATTCGCCGCATCAAGCGTGCCGTATACGGCAAACAAGTGGTCCAGGTCTTCAAGCCGAAACTGGACATCCGCTACGACGAGACCCAGGTCGTCAGCCACTCCCAGCTGAAACTGACGTCCATTCCGATTGAACGGGCTGAAGAAATTTTCCTTCACCTGTCCCCTCGAACCCAGGTGGTGGGTATCGACGAGGTACAGTTCTTCGGGCCCGAGGTGGTCCCGGTGTGTGAGGCCCTGGCCAATCGGGGGCTGCGCGTCGTCGTCGCGGGGCTGGACCAGGACTACCAGGGGCGCCCCTTCGAGCCGATGCCACAGCTGCTGGCGGTCGCCGAGTATGTGACGAAGCAACTGGCCATCTGCGTGGTGTGTGGGAATCCGGCCAATCGCTCGCAGCGGCTGGTGGATCGCGGGGAGCGGGTGGTGGTGGGAGCCGCCGGAGCCTATGAGGCGCGCTGCCGCAAGTGCCACCGGGCCGAGCCCACCGAGGCCACGCCTCCCCAGACGCTCGATTTGTTCAAGGACTGAATCTCCGGAAGCCTGGCCATGCGCGACACCCTCTACGCCAACGTCCCCTTCCAGTTGAGCGAGATGCCCCACCGGTACGGGCCCAACGTGCACCTGGTGGGCAATCCGTTCCTGCTCTCGCAGCTGGCGAAGCTGTGCTCCAAGGCGACGGTGCAGCCGGAGATCAACCGGCTGGTGGCGCTGCTCTACTCGGATCTGGTGAAGACGGTCATCAACGCCGAGTTTCCGCGCAAGATGGTGGCCATGCCCACGCGGATGATCGATCACACGCCGCAGGGCATGTACCAGGGCGAGGTCATCGATCCGGCCGTGCGCGCGGTGACGGTGAACATCGCCCGCGCCGGCACGCTGCCCTCCCAGGTGGCGTACGATCTGCTCAACACCACGGTGGATCCGGTGCTGGTGCGACAGGATCACATCATCATGAGCCGGATGATCGACGCCAAGGAGACGGTGGTGGGGTCGAACATCGGAGGGGCCAAGATTGGCGGGGACATCGACGACGCGTTCGTCCTCTTCCCGGATCCGATGGGCGCCACCGGAGGCAGCCTGTGCACCGCGGTGTCCATGTACAAGGACAAGGTGCATGGCACGCCCCGGCGCATCCTCAGCCTCAACCTGATCGTCACCCCCGAGTTCCTGCGGAGGATTTCCCGCGAGCATCCGGATGTGGTGGTGTACGCGCTGCGCCTGGACCGCGGGCTGTCACCGCCGGAGGTGTTCGGCACGGTGCCCGGCGAGCTGTGGGAGAAGGAGCGGGGGCTGGATGACCGGCAATACATCGTCCCCGGTGGCGGCGGCTTCGGGGAGATCATGAACAACGCGTACGTGTAGAGGTAGGACCGTGGCTTTCTACGAGCAGGACGTCGGCACCCACATCGATGAGCAGAAGCTCCAGGCGCGCGTGCGCGAGCTGGGCGCTCAAATCACCCGCGACTATCAGGGCAAGGAGCTGACGCTCATCTGCGTGCTCAAGGGCTCGGCGTTCTTCGCCATGGATCTGGCGCGCTACGTGGACCTGCCGCTGACGATCGAGTTCCTCGGGGTGTCCTCGTACCAGGGCGGCACCGAGACGACCGGCGAGGTGCGCATCACCACCGACGTGAGCAAGCCCATGGCGGGCAAGCACCTGCTCATCATCGAGGACATCATCGACACCGGGCTCACCATGAGCTTCCTGCTGGAGAACCTCAGGGCCCGGCACCCCGCGTCGCTCAAGGTGTGCACGCTGCTGGAGAAGCCGTCGCGCGCGCGCGCCCAGATTCCCATCGACTACAAGGGCTTCGTCATCGACGACGTCTTCGTCGTGGGCTACGGGCTCGACTACTCCGAGCGCTACCGCAACCTCCCCTTCATCGGCGTGATGAAGGGGAAGTAGTCCGGCAGGTCCCCGGCCCGGCCCCCCGCACGAGGGGCAGCCGTGAGACCGGGCGCGCCAGGCAGGGCGGTGGGGCGGACCCCACCGTCTCTGCTCGGCTTCAAATGGGACGGCTCAGCAGTCGGAGCAGCCCCCGGGCTCTTCGCCGCAGGCGAGGGTGGTGAACTCCGGGCACTTCGGATCCTTCGTCGCTCCGTTGCCACCTTCGATGCGCGCGAGGTCCTGCACGAACAGCTCCTTGATCTTCTTGGCCTTCTTCTCCTTCTCCTGCGCCATGACGTTCTCCAGGATCGGATGACCCGCGGGCTCATCCCGCGAAGGTCACAGGCTCAAGGGAGCCTGCATCCCGAAGAACGGCTGTCGGCGCGAGCCCAGTCCATGAGGGCCAGGGGGCCTTTGCCCGCCCGGCGGCTCGCCCTTCGGCACACCGATCGCCAGGGGGCCGGTGGCCTCAGGGAATGGGAGAGCGTGCGGCCCTGGCGAGCGCCCGGGCGAGCTGGCCGAGCAGATCCGTGCCCGCGCGCGCATCGAAGCCGAGGAACATGGGCGAGGCGTTGAGCTCGAGGAAGCGCAGCGCGCCCCCTGCGTCGCGCTTGAGGTCCATCCCCGTCCAGCGCAGGCCCACCACCTCCGTGGCCCGCAGGCACTGGCGCGCCACCTCGGGCGGCAGCTCGAAGGACTCGATGCGCTCCTCGTTCTGCCGGAAGTCCAGCGCCCTGGAGATGATGCGCAGGCTGGCGACGATCTCTCCGTCGAGGACGTAGACGCGCACGTCCTCGCCGGGCATCAGCTCCTGGAAGGTGACGGGAGCGGCCTCCAATGCGGCGAGCCGTGCGTCCGTGAGATCCTCGGGCCCCAGCTCCTTCGTGGCCGCGCCGCCCTCGACGGGCTTGTAGGCCACGCGCCGCCCCGCGGCGAACCGGCGCACCGCCTCCGCGTCGTTCGTCCAGAGCGTCTCCGGCACCGGCAGCCCCGCGTTGGCCAGCAGCGCGAGCTGCACCGGCTTGGGCGTGCGCCAGTCCACGGAGAGCGGGTTGTAGAGGGGGACGCCCATCGCCTCCCAGCGTCCCACCAACCCCCGCAACAGGGTCATCTTCTCGCGAAAGGCCACGAGCGTGGTGCGCCAGTCGTCATCCATCGCCTCGCGTGCATCCACTCCGAAGGCGAGCGGGTGCGCGTGATAGCCGCGCAGGTAGATGGCGCCGGGCCGCTCGAGACGGCGGCCATCCAGGATGATGCCCCCGAGGTCGTCCGTGAGCGCCAGACGCGTCTCCTCGGGGAAGGTGAGGGTGTCCACCACCAGGGTTTCCACCCCTTCCTGCTCGACCCGGCGCGCCACCTCCGACACGTGCGCGTCCTCGCGGGAGCCCACGAAGAGCACGGGCCGGGCGGTCGGGTGGTTCGTCATGGGACGTGGTTCTCCGCGTGGACAGGGGGGTTCAACCCGGGTTCACTCGATACCCTCACCCTGACCCTCTCCCAGAGGGAGAGGGGACATTGGCGAAGCGGGTCAGGTGGAAATCGGCGTCTCCGAAGGTCCGGTCGATCGCGGTCAACCGCTTGAAGTAGTGGCCGGCGCTGTACTCCATCGTAGTGCCGATTCCTCCGTGCAGCTGGATCGCCCATTGTCCGATGAAGCGGCCGGACCGGCCGATCTGGACCTTGGCCGCCGAGATCGCCTTGGTGCGCGCCTGGGCGTCGGTGCTGTCCGCGCGGTCCGCGGCCAGGATCGCCATGGATCTGGCCTGCTCGTGGGCGATGTACATGTCCACCATGTGGTGCTGCAGCACCTGGAAGCTGCCAATCGGCACGCCGAACTGGGTGCGCGTCTTCAGATAGTCGAGCGTCACCTCGTTGAGCGCCTGCATGTTGCCCACCGCCTCCGAGCACAGGGCGGCGATGCCTCGATCGATCGTCTGCTCGATGAACGGAAACGCGCCTCCCTCCGGTCCCAGCAGCGCCGAGCCCGGTACCCGCACTCCCACGAGCATCACTTCCGCGGCGCGGGTGCCGTCGACGGTGGGGTAGCCGCGGATCTTCAGGCCCGGTGCGCCGCGCTCGACCAGGAACAGTGACAACCCGTCCCGGTCGCTCGTCTTGCCCGCCGTGCGCGCCGAGACGATCAGCCTGTCGGCGCAGTCACCCCCGAGCACCACCGCCTTGGCTCCGTCGAGCCGGTAGCCGTCCGCCTCTCGCTTCGCCGTGGTCTCCACGTGGGTGAGCGAATAGCGCGACCGGGGCTCACCATGGGCGAAGGCCAGGAACATCCCGCCCTCGGCCACGCGGGGCAGCAGCTCGGACTTCTGGGCCTCGTTGCCAGCGGCCCGGATGAGGCCCGCTCCCAGGACGACCGTGGGGATGAAGGGCTCCACCACCATTCCGCGGCCGAATGCCTCCAGGACGATCGCGAGATCCTGGAAGGTGCCACCAATACCTCCGTGCTCCTCGGGGATCTCCACCCCCAGCAG contains:
- a CDS encoding DUF5658 family protein, with the translated sequence MAATTQATRWAGIEGASFHISPAAALLLVLNLLDGLFTLTFLQLDVAEELNPLMRMAYEHSPLAFMASKLAIVSLGLTLLCLHRSMRISQRAIQAGAALYTVIDIYHLAFLAHMCFRSVG
- a CDS encoding thymidine kinase gives rise to the protein MHQFPTDIGWIEVICGSMYSGKTEELIRRIKRAVYGKQVVQVFKPKLDIRYDETQVVSHSQLKLTSIPIERAEEIFLHLSPRTQVVGIDEVQFFGPEVVPVCEALANRGLRVVVAGLDQDYQGRPFEPMPQLLAVAEYVTKQLAICVVCGNPANRSQRLVDRGERVVVGAAGAYEARCRKCHRAEPTEATPPQTLDLFKD
- a CDS encoding uracil phosphoribosyltransferase codes for the protein MRDTLYANVPFQLSEMPHRYGPNVHLVGNPFLLSQLAKLCSKATVQPEINRLVALLYSDLVKTVINAEFPRKMVAMPTRMIDHTPQGMYQGEVIDPAVRAVTVNIARAGTLPSQVAYDLLNTTVDPVLVRQDHIIMSRMIDAKETVVGSNIGGAKIGGDIDDAFVLFPDPMGATGGSLCTAVSMYKDKVHGTPRRILSLNLIVTPEFLRRISREHPDVVVYALRLDRGLSPPEVFGTVPGELWEKERGLDDRQYIVPGGGGFGEIMNNAYV
- the hpt gene encoding hypoxanthine phosphoribosyltransferase codes for the protein MAFYEQDVGTHIDEQKLQARVRELGAQITRDYQGKELTLICVLKGSAFFAMDLARYVDLPLTIEFLGVSSYQGGTETTGEVRITTDVSKPMAGKHLLIIEDIIDTGLTMSFLLENLRARHPASLKVCTLLEKPSRARAQIPIDYKGFVIDDVFVVGYGLDYSERYRNLPFIGVMKGK
- a CDS encoding ATP-grasp domain-containing protein; the protein is MTNHPTARPVLFVGSREDAHVSEVARRVEQEGVETLVVDTLTFPEETRLALTDDLGGIILDGRRLERPGAIYLRGYHAHPLAFGVDAREAMDDDWRTTLVAFREKMTLLRGLVGRWEAMGVPLYNPLSVDWRTPKPVQLALLANAGLPVPETLWTNDAEAVRRFAAGRRVAYKPVEGGAATKELGPEDLTDARLAALEAAPVTFQELMPGEDVRVYVLDGEIVASLRIISRALDFRQNEERIESFELPPEVARQCLRATEVVGLRWTGMDLKRDAGGALRFLELNASPMFLGFDARAGTDLLGQLARALARAARSPIP
- a CDS encoding acyl-CoA dehydrogenase family protein; the protein is MDFNLSDTQQMLRDTAARLIRERYGFEERAKLLASEDGFSRKMWATFAELGLLGVEIPEEHGGIGGTFQDLAIVLEAFGRGMVVEPFIPTVVLGAGLIRAAGNEAQKSELLPRVAEGGMFLAFAHGEPRSRYSLTHVETTAKREADGYRLDGAKAVVLGGDCADRLIVSARTAGKTSDRDGLSLFLVERGAPGLKIRGYPTVDGTRAAEVMLVGVRVPGSALLGPEGGAFPFIEQTIDRGIAALCSEAVGNMQALNEVTLDYLKTRTQFGVPIGSFQVLQHHMVDMYIAHEQARSMAILAADRADSTDAQARTKAISAAKVQIGRSGRFIGQWAIQLHGGIGTTMEYSAGHYFKRLTAIDRTFGDADFHLTRFANVPSPSGRGSG